The Nodosilinea sp. PGN35 genome has a window encoding:
- a CDS encoding type IV secretory system conjugative DNA transfer family protein — MAQPFLDSGMGTLLLGLVVLWVGMSLFGNSTNKNKLATGRFAGKAERRRATALGRKQQKQKHPAKVPLKAGDLDIPQAQQSIVVAGAPDSGKTYSIIDPAIRSAIAQGFSIVVYDFKGSQLAAHAAWAASQGYQVDVFAPGQPYTGICNPLDFLEDETDALMASQLAAVLQKNTQRDGSYRDNDFFNSAGTNLVEAVMLLAKRTPYPDLLMASKILNLSNLPGRIRQAGESGWIPPWTMESFSQLIASEEADKQIAGIVATAQRTFKTFTGKQLVSSFCGQTTIPLDMTGKRILFLQVDIQKRDAVSPLLAAILHLIVTRNFARPRSEPLVIALDELPTLYLPDLPKWINEFRSYGFVGLLGYQNFAQLQHIYGRDLSRALFAACGTKVFFNPKDRETAQEFSGYLGEKDVRIYTRSRSQGRYGSNSRSEQCQRVPLMTADQILKLDQGECVFINPAYRGGGEASVPLRVRVKISKKEQATQARSEALWHSTVQPKLIARCQKQQTLTDLDDENQKRKEIAECLFPLPLSDGQKLSRLSADSDITEDEFDEAFR, encoded by the coding sequence ATGGCTCAACCCTTCCTGGACTCCGGCATGGGTACTCTGCTGCTCGGACTAGTGGTGCTGTGGGTGGGGATGAGCTTGTTTGGCAACAGCACCAACAAGAACAAGCTGGCGACGGGGCGATTTGCGGGGAAGGCCGAACGGCGACGGGCGACGGCCCTGGGGCGAAAGCAGCAAAAACAAAAACATCCAGCCAAGGTGCCGCTCAAAGCTGGAGATCTTGATATTCCTCAAGCCCAGCAGAGCATTGTAGTAGCCGGAGCCCCGGACTCAGGGAAGACCTACAGCATCATTGATCCGGCGATTCGCTCAGCGATCGCCCAGGGATTTTCCATCGTGGTCTACGATTTTAAGGGCAGTCAGCTCGCGGCTCATGCCGCCTGGGCGGCGAGTCAGGGCTATCAAGTCGATGTGTTTGCGCCGGGGCAACCCTACACCGGCATCTGCAACCCCCTCGATTTCCTTGAAGACGAAACTGATGCCCTGATGGCGTCACAGCTCGCTGCCGTGCTGCAAAAGAACACCCAGCGGGACGGCAGCTATCGGGATAATGACTTCTTCAACAGTGCCGGTACCAACCTGGTCGAGGCGGTGATGCTACTCGCCAAGCGCACCCCCTACCCAGACCTGCTGATGGCGAGCAAAATCTTGAACCTTTCCAACCTGCCGGGGCGCATCCGGCAGGCCGGGGAGTCGGGATGGATTCCGCCCTGGACGATGGAGAGTTTTAGCCAGCTGATTGCCTCGGAAGAAGCCGATAAGCAGATCGCGGGGATTGTCGCGACAGCTCAGCGCACCTTCAAAACGTTTACGGGCAAGCAGTTAGTCTCTAGCTTCTGCGGCCAGACCACGATTCCACTGGATATGACTGGCAAGCGCATCTTGTTCTTGCAGGTGGATATCCAGAAGCGCGATGCCGTCAGTCCCCTTCTAGCAGCTATCCTCCACCTGATCGTCACCCGCAACTTTGCGCGGCCTCGATCTGAACCGCTGGTGATCGCCCTGGATGAACTGCCGACGCTTTACCTGCCGGATCTACCCAAGTGGATCAACGAGTTTCGCTCCTACGGCTTTGTGGGATTGCTGGGCTACCAGAACTTTGCCCAACTCCAGCACATCTATGGGCGCGATCTGTCCAGGGCATTATTTGCTGCCTGTGGCACCAAGGTATTTTTCAACCCTAAAGACCGGGAGACGGCTCAAGAATTCTCGGGCTATTTGGGCGAAAAGGACGTGCGCATCTACACCCGATCGCGCAGCCAGGGTCGCTATGGCAGCAATAGCCGTTCGGAGCAGTGCCAGCGAGTGCCGCTGATGACGGCGGATCAAATCCTCAAGCTGGATCAGGGGGAATGCGTGTTTATCAACCCGGCCTACCGGGGTGGGGGCGAGGCTTCGGTGCCGCTGCGGGTACGGGTGAAGATTTCCAAAAAAGAGCAGGCCACTCAAGCCAGAAGTGAAGCGCTCTGGCACAGCACTGTGCAGCCAAAACTCATTGCCCGTTGCCAAAAGCAGCAGACGCTGACGGATTTAGATGACGAGAACCAAAAGCGCAAGGAAATCGCCGAGTGCTTATTTCCTTTGCCCTTGAGTGACGGGCAAAAGCTATCAAGGCTATCCGCCGATTCCGACATTACCGAAGACGAATTCGATGAGGCATTTCGATGA